ACAAAGTCAACCATATAAACTGAGTGTCCTTTAATCCTAGCTAATGCTAAGGCATAATGAGGCTATTAAAACCTGACAGTACAACTCATGCTTCCCCTCAGAAGTCACTTCCCTCCTTTACTACCTCAAATTCAACACTATGTGGTTAATTCATCACCTACCCTATAAAATTTTTAAACAACTGCCTCTGTTTTGTCTACCACCACCTGCAAGCCCACGTAAAATGAATTAATCTTTTCTGTCTCTCCTTAATCTGCAACGACCAAAAAATATAACAGCAGTTTTTGGCTGTGGCAGTGCCACAATTGCTGTCATATGCATCAGTACTGTTCTTGTTTCCTTGTCTCTCCTGCCTGCtccatcttttatttctgatcTTTTATCATGCCAACTTTTTagaataaataagaacaaattTTCATTAATTGAACTACTGCATTTGAATTCATCCAACTCAAGTTCAGAAGAGGAAGCCTAACAGAGAAAATACCTGAAGATCAGATTCAATTAGAAAGATTCCCAGAGCAATCACAGCATCTCTGCGACGTTCATCAAGCTGAAAAATTCCATGGAAATCCACTGGACACATACAGAGCAGTTTTTGTACCTGAAGAACGATGgagaaccaaaaaaaaataaaataaaaaaatcagagcagTGCAAAGAAGCCAAACAAATGAGTGTTAGAACCGTCTttcaaagcaacaacaacaaaacacaataacagaaaaacaactcaGTACTCAGACCTTTGAAAATTCCCAgatgtcttcttttttctttttttttttttttctttctttttttttttaaggaccAGCACTACTCATCACACCCATGTCCCACAGCACCCCAAGCAGAAGTCAGGGCTGCACCAATACACATGCAAGTATTTTCGCAGCACAGAATCAGTCTTGGGGACTGTGGATTTCAGCACTCATCCAGAGCTCCTGCAATTGAAGGGGACAGTGCTCTTTCCAGTTCCTGCAGGACACCCAGCTGGGCCACATTCCCCTCCTTTAAGCATCAGCGTGTGAATAAAAACATCTAAGgcccaagaaaaagaaatgagtagTAGATACTGGGAAAATCTACAACTACTTGACATGGGTTGATTTCAGTTTCCTGCAATGCTTGAGTCAGCTTCTTTTCgtatttcaaaagaatttcagaaacTTTTCAAAGCATCATAATTACACAGCTCACTTACTGATATCATTTAACTCCTACTGTAGTTtctcacactgaagaaaaaaaaaattaacaacagGTAATGGAAAGCCAACAGTAGGATATGAAGAAAcagtgcccagggaggtggtggagccatTGTCCCTGGGgatattcaagaaatgtggagataacagtatcacagaattactcagattggaaaagacctcaaagatcaccaaatccaaccgcagcctaaccacagtaccctaactcCAACAACTCTCTGCTAAGTCGTATATCTGTGcatcacatccaaatggctcttaaacacatccagggacggtgactcaatCTCCTCCCTGGGGAGATGCGGCACTGAGGGGCACAgctcagtgggcatggtggggctGGGCTGACAGTTGAACTGGACtgttttagaggtcttttccaacgataacgattccatgattttatgatttacAGGCGTATGACCAACAACAGGACTTCAGAAGAACTAAataaaagcactgcagcaccgGGGCGAGAACAGCCACGTACTGTAGCTCTTGGCACAGAGCTGCGCCACACTGTGCACAGGCACCAACCTGTGATGCTGTCTCCTCACGGCCACAGCTCCAAGCGGAGCAGAGATCACAGCAGAAAGCCTCCCTAGACTGAGACGCTCCTACTGAGTTCTACGTTCCGCGGATGTCTATCTCAGCAAGTAACATCACTCTGACTTCACCAAATACTGCAATCGCGACCAGCTCCAACAAGGCCCGGCCCATTGACGCCCCACGAACCCCAGCCCGGGTTtcctcagagcacagcacttcCGCTGCAGGCCCACGAGAGCGCCCTCTCAAGCGTGGGCACAACCGCCCGCCCGCCCACGGAGCCCGGCTCAGTCCGCAGCCCCACGTACAGTGACGAGCCCTCCATACAGGCAGCGCCGGAGACTTTCCCTCACAGCACCACGCGCCTCATCCCCGCGACGCGCCTCGCGCCCAGCTCCCACCAGCGCGACAGCCCCCCGCGAGTCACACGCCCCCACCTTCTCCAGCGGCGCCGGGCTCTGCACTGCCAGCGACCGCGCCAGCGACAGCACCGTATTGAAGTAGAAGCCTCGCGCGGTGCCCACACCGCTCCCTCGGCCTGTGCCCGACGAAGGAGCCGCGGTGCCGGCAGTGGTCGCGGCGGCGGTCGCGGCGGCTGCCGCTGCCGTAGctgccgccgctgccgccgccgcaaCCGTCGCGGCCGCCATCGCGCGAGAGACGTCAACGAGCCGCTCGACCCCTCTCGCGAGAGCGGCCGTCTCGCGACATTGCGGATCACCAATCGCGCCGAGAAGATGGCGGCGCCCCGCTCGGAACTCCCCGCCCACCCTCCGGCGAACCGCCCTCCCTCAGCGGAGCGCTCGGCCCGCCCCGGGGAAGCAGTAGTTCCGCCCGGCGCGCGCAGGCGGAAGAGCGGAGCTTCCGTGAGCCGGGGGGGGCGGTTCGCCATGTCGGTCGTCTCGAGGAGCTACAACCCCTTCGATGAGGACGAAGAGGAGACGCGGGGCGGCGTTGAGGCGTGCGGCGCGGAGCGGCAGCGCTACCTGCGGCAGGAGGTGCTGCGCCGCTCGGTCGCCTCTGCCGACAGCACCGCGCGCTCCCTCTCGCTGCTCTACGAGTCCGAGCGCATTGGCGTGGCCGCCTCCGAGGTGGGTCTGGGCCCTTTTGCGGCAGCGACCCGGCGGCGGGACTGCCCCTTTTCTCGGCCTGGGCTGTTCCCGGCCCGGACCTtccgccgccccgctccgctgTGGGTTTTGATTCTGATGCTTTCCCGTCCTCCGGGCGCTGTCATTGCTTCTCGGCGGTCAGATCAGAGTCAGCACGCCCCTTCGTATCACGGTTTGCTGCTGGTGAAGGCTGGTTTTCAAAGCATGAAATCCCAGTTCGATTCTCCGTACgctgagagcagagctcagctgtgtcAGTTTCTTACTGAGTTTAATTAACAGTGCATATACTTAGTTTTCAGCAGCTCTCTGATGAAATAAGAAGTCTGCTGCTTTGTTGTCGATTATGCTCTTGGTTCCACCTCTATTAATCATTTCCTTAATTCTCACGTGCTTGTTTTGGAATGGAGTCTGTGTTCGGGCGTCGCTAATGAGGGCCTTGCTGTGATGTCATCCGGTAATTGGGAGTTGTACTGACAGAGAGGCTtcaggagcagtgctggtggcagctCAGCGAGCTCTGCCTTGTGATCTCTGTGTTACTAATAGCTGAAATGAGGAACTAAGAATTGAGTCTTGGCTTAACGTTAATGGTAACTCTGGTAATGGTAACGTTAATGGTAACGCAAGTCCTTGGTTTTGCATTGGCGTTAGCTGAGGACGTCTTCTGTCAGAATGAATCTGACATAATGccactgaaatacaaaatagcACAGCTATGCGTACCAGGATTTGTAACTCCTGCAATGTTAGCATTACCTTAAAACCAATgctgcagtaagaaaaaaattctagctctatttgctttctttaatcAGTCTGTTTATAAATCATCTTGAACAACCTAGCAATGTGAAAATAGCCTCCCTTGttaattttcagtttcagaactAGACACAGTTTTTATTCCCTGTTGTAAACCTTTGCATTTTCACTACATTGTCCATTAGGTGCAATATTTGTTCCATCAAGAAGCAATACAACCTGACAGAAGGCCAGCATGGAAAGTGCCTGAATCCCTTTTGTAGTACATACCGAGAAGCTGGTTGtgcaaaaatgaagtttttgtaGCTGGCCAGTGCCATACCTGACTACCAGCTCTTCACTGAAATGCCCCCAGAACAACAGGAGTGAGTGAAAAGGCTGCGTGCCTTTAGGAGTAGCCTGCACAGTTGatagaggctttttttttttttttcttttttttccctcttttcttgaGCACATTTATTGAAAATGCTTGATGTTTCAGCTTACCTTGGCTTTACTAGCTTCATTTTATCTGTCAATATCCATTAGGAGCTTGTACGTCAAGGAGAGGCACTGAAGCGTACAGAACTAATGGTTGATAAAATGGACCAGGACCTGAAGACTAGTCAAAGGCACATAAATAGCATTAAGAGTGTTTTTGGAGGCCTGGTTAACTACTTTAAAGCCAAGCCACCTGAGAACAAGCCAGAACAGAATGGGATGCCTGAATATTATGGCAACAGTAGgtaagtaaaatgaaaatgttatcagggcatgatgctgttttcttggGTTCAAGCAGGGGAATTACCTGTCATCAGAAATCTTCTGAGAGAATCTGGATCTAGAGCAGTTCTTCTAAAGTAAGCCTTGAAGTGGGACGCAGTGCTGTCATACACTTCTCATTCAGTTACCAGGGTCTTGGCTGTCTACAATGTGCTCTTTGATCCCTCTCCAATTATCTGACTTTAAGAAAGAGggtttcttctgtttcctcgCAGCATCACTAGTTTCATTcatgtgtttttctcctgaacTCCTCAATTAGaccatttgcttttttttccttcccccataACATCTCTGAAATGTCaccagaaaaatcagaattaaaaagTAATGTATTGAATCTGTAAACTCCTGAGATGGTGCCTAgttccctttttcctttaactctgaaaaaaatatatattcttttccttataTTTGTAATGGTAACAATAACTTCAGATTTTTATGAATTTATTCACAAGTTAGTTATTTTTTAGAGTCCCCTGAATCATCGTGCTTAATTCAATTGTATTAGGAAATCATGATTTTGCAGCATTGGCACACTTCTACTTAAATACTATGCGTCTTTCTCAACTTTATTTATTAGAAGttataaacagaaatgaattacTATGTCTTACAGTACATCTCTGTCTTCAGCTGAGAAATTCATGTAAAACATGGTAATGCTGCATGGATTGATTTTTCCTgcttcccttttttattttcaattagaGGAAAGGAACAGGTTGCCTTCAAGACTGCAGATATGGTTTTGTTCTTGATATCAAAGCTTGCACTATTTTCAGCACTAGAGCAACTGATTCTGCTTTTGCTGAATATGTGATAATAATTATTTGTAAGGAGACATGTTGGATCATGTCTAGTAAGTTCTCTTTTGTTTGATAATTTTAATGTCTGTTGCTTCTTAACTGATTTAGAATGAAGCCTTTGATCCATAAGAGTACTTTATTCTTTCTATTACCAGATTAAAAGAAGCAATGATGTCTAGCAAAGAACAAGACTCAAAATACCAGGAAAGTCATCCAAATTTAAGGCGCCTAAATAATTcaggtttgtttattttattatactgAATGCCTGTCATCAGAGTGGAGGGAACTTGCTCAGTGGTGAAGGTAGGACCAACTGCTGACTTGTGTTGCTGCCTAACTTCTGGAGACTGGTATCCTAGCATTCCCCATTTGTAGTTCTctaagaaatgctttctgataACATTGATCTCCATTGTTCCATGTAACATTAGGAGCCTGTCCAACAGAGGGCAGAAGTGACTCGTTAGTGGCTTTACCCGAGGGAATGCTAGATGTACATGACATCTATATTCAAATTAAGTTTTGATAGCTTTCTAAAACATGATGATTCTTTATTATAtactttattttgtattcttagCAGATAGTGATTTCAGCAACGTAGATTCAACTTCTCCAGTGCAACAGGATGCCTATCCAAAGAATCAATGTCTGCAAGCTTACCACAAAAAAATTGATAACAACTTAGGTAAGTGAGAAAATTGAAGTTGTTTGACATAGTAcaattttcaggtttttttgttctCAACCCAGAGAAAATGTTTAAGTAATATATTCACAAGAAGTTTTTTTGTATAATTCATatgagctttaaaaatattaaaaaaaaacaacaacacaaaaatgctTGAAGATTGTCTTTCCAAATCATCTACACCAAAAGCATGAGTCCTCTTAGGCCAAAAGCAGTCTTACTAAATGTGAATGTGCAAGCAAATGTCTGGTCTTTGAATGAGGAAATGCTGCTGATGTATCCCAGGATATGTTAATATTTCTTTGAATCATCCCGTGACTTAAATATCATTAGGAtagaatgagaaaaacaaaacagccttaTTAAGATACTAGTAGTATTTAAAACAGTAATGATTCTACTTGACCTCTGGATTAGCGTAGTATGGTACTTAGTACCTCATTATGAAAAATTTACCAGTTATCTTCAAAGATACGTTGAACTTATGAGACTGACAGCTGTATCACAGATGTGTTAAACTGTACATTGATTTGGGCCAAGAGAACTTAAAACTGTGTGCAACTTCTGAAATAAACGTTTTGCAGAAAATAGAACAATTGGAAGGTTCTAAATAATTAATTTGtgaatttgctgctttttttttttttttcctcattacttccaaaaacattcagcaggctttctcttctttttactGTAGTGTATATACACTAAGTGCCACTTTGCTTACATGTGTCACTATTTAGCAGACCTAGAAAGAGGAGACTGGAAGGAAATCAGAAAGGAGTaaatcaaagagaaataatCAAACATAAGAGTTAGTGGAAGCACATTTGTTCTACTCCCAAATTGCTTGAAACTTACAAGGTTCAGAAGCATCTGTACCAGTCGGAAACACAATAGTGTAATTTTCTTGTAGTCAAATAAATTCAGGAAATTAAATTTTCTCATCTGTGTTAAAAGATTAACTGCTTAAATCTTCAGTGTATTTAGACTATCTCTGCGTGCAGAtcagttaggaaaaaaatagcttatAGTTAATATTGAGCCAAGAAAAGATGCAGTCCAGTTTTCAACATgatcttttaaaaagagaaaactacaTTAGAAGGTGCCTCATCATAAAgattgaatttcattttaagcaTTTAACTTGTAACGGAAATAAAGATATGATTACTTTCTGATTGTAATGCAGAAGCAGTGTTTAAATTTTGCTTCTTGCGTTATTAGAGAATACTTGGACTTAAGCAGTTGTAACTAATATTTTCTAGCTTAAGGTTTTGGGAGAGAGGAAACCCTGTTTgtatccatttaaaaaaatatgctttcttctgctttgagtCCTTATGGTCCATCTCTCCTTTGACAGATGAGATGTCTTCAGGGCTGAGTCGTCTGAAAAGTCTAGCTCTTGGTCTGCAGACAGAAATAGAGGAGCAAGATGATATGCTGGATCGGCTAACCAAAAAAGTAGAGATTCTGGACATCGGTATTAAAAGCACTGATAAAAAAATCCGACAACTTTAAAGATGTTACAGATTTTTGTCCAGCATTAGTTCTTCTCAGTTGTCTTCTCAAGagatctctttaaaaaaaaaaaaaaaaaaaaaaaaaaaaaaaaaaaaaaaaaaacttggatgttatgtatttctttcttttttttttttttttttttttttctccatgttaGGCTACTGATTTTTGTTGCCATTAGAAGTGTTGCATAATACATTAAGTACCTTTCTAATGTACAAGGGAAAAGTGCATTTCAAGTAAAATTTCTCAGCtctctgttaattttttttgtattactGTGCATTGCgtgcatggaagaattcagacTACGAAGCTTCAGTATCTCTGGCCTGAAAGCCATGATGagaaaattaattatattttgcctttttagtTCCAAGAGGGGTGGGAAGAACAGAATGTATTCCTTGGTTCAGATCAAGCATTGCAAATTCTGTTTATCTGCAGTTATTTAATATGCTGAAAAAATGCCAATTTCCAGCTGTACAAATAATTCTGAAGTGACTGTCTTCTGGCATTTTTGGGGTTTAAGGAGCTAACTGTTCTATGAAAGGTGTAAGAGATTAACTGTCAAGAGTGTAATGCAAGAATGATAAAATTATGTGCTTGTTCCTGTTCCCAAGATAGTTTTCTGATAAGCAGTGGTATTTATGACTGGATCGCTGGATATTATCAGCTTTATGCTATTTTCAGTAAAGTTCGGTAAGGGTATGTTATGGTTTGCAAGAAATGTTGATTGGCAAGTACCAGAAAAGTTTGGGTAACAAAGTCACAATTTATGTATGTGTACTTCCTAAGATTCTTGTATAGAATTTGTCACCGTCTGCTCTCATTTTCTGCCCTTTCTGAACTTAGTTCTGTAGGTGGTTAGTTTCCATTTTAGAAATGGAGAGTTGGTCTGATGCTGTGCAAATGGGTGGTAGGAAGTCATTCCCTAATCTAATATTTGTTTCAGACAGAGGTGATTAGGGAGTGAGCAGATGTGTTCTCCTTGAATACACCTTGTCTGCTTTTAAGAAGCTCAACTATGATGCACATACTCCTACATTGGCTCTAGCAGGTATAAAAAGTTCCCACAGAGTAGAGTAATTATAGTTCCACTCCAACCTGAAGACATCAACAATGAGAACTAGAtgtttcttttggaaacaaGTAATTTCAGTTTGCAGAAAACCTGTGTCAGTATTGCAATACTTGCTATTGCAACTGACAGTGGAAGGCCAAGAAGAGAGTCACCTTGTGCTGGTTCAACATTATTTTCCAGATTAAGATAAGTAAGGTGTTTAGAACCACCAAGCTTGTATTTTTCATGAGTATCAcgttcatactttttttttttttaaattcttttttaaaggaattcgCTACATTGTCTTGCTACAAAGTTCACCCAATAGGCTAAAGAGACCTAAGAAAACTTGACTCTTTCTTGACTTACTATGTCTCTAGAGAATTCAACTGTAAAGACAGATGGAtcacaaaaaaaagccaaaacaactCACTTCTAAGGCATAGTGTTATGAAAAGTACATGGTAGAGTTGTGAATTAGATTGAAGGTGAGCTTCTGTTTCTCCTAACCTTGTTACTATCACTGATTTAGTCCCTAAAAAAGATGCACTTGCAGAAACTTAAAACTGCGTGAGCTCTTGATCATGGAAAgcattgtttgcttttgctttaagGTATCATTTATACTAATATGAAGTCTTGAAAGAATGTTGATGTTGTCATCTGCCTTTTTGCTCAATGtcataattaattttctttaactATCAAAGTAGTCATGAATTATATGATCTGATGCCTTGAGAAGGTttagag
This sequence is a window from Excalfactoria chinensis isolate bCotChi1 chromosome 16, bCotChi1.hap2, whole genome shotgun sequence. Protein-coding genes within it:
- the SNAP29 gene encoding synaptosomal-associated protein 29 isoform X1, translated to MSVVSRSYNPFDEDEEETRGGVEACGAERQRYLRQEVLRRSVASADSTARSLSLLYESERIGVAASEELVRQGEALKRTELMVDKMDQDLKTSQRHINSIKSVFGGLVNYFKAKPPENKPEQNGMPEYYGNSRLKEAMMSSKEQDSKYQESHPNLRRLNNSADSDFSNVDSTSPVQQDAYPKNQCLQAYHKKIDNNLDEMSSGLSRLKSLALGLQTEIEEQDDMLDRLTKKVEILDIGIKSTDKKIRQL
- the SNAP29 gene encoding synaptosomal-associated protein 29 isoform X2 is translated as MSVVSRSYNPFDEDEEETRGGVEACGAERQRYLRQEVLRRSVASADSTARSLSLLYESERIGVAASEELVRQGEALKRTELMVDKMDQDLKTSQRHINSIKSVFGGLVNYFKAKPPENKPEQNGMPEYYGNSRLKEAMMSSKEQDSKYQESHPNLRRLNNSDSDFSNVDSTSPVQQDAYPKNQCLQAYHKKIDNNLDEMSSGLSRLKSLALGLQTEIEEQDDMLDRLTKKVEILDIGIKSTDKKIRQL